The DNA segment TCGACGACGCTTTTGTAATTCCGTCGCTCAGCTGGAGGAAGACGCCCGTCCGCCTGCATCCGTACCATTGCAACGTCGGCCGGATTACCAACAGCAGCTCCGATCCCACCGGCGATAAGTCCGGCACCGATCTTGCTTGCTAGAGGCATGGTTTTGGTTTTAGGATCGGTCCATTTTTGTTTGAAGATATCGTAGAGGCCCATCCGAGTGGTTGAATAGAGAGTCTGGCGGAGGACGGTAGCGGAGACACCGGAGAAAAGAGCGGCAGCACCTTCTTTCTGGACAAGTTTGACACCGAGACTGACAAGGCCGACACGAGGTGGTGGAGGCAGCGGTTGTTGAGGCACGTGAATGGTGGCCCCAGGATGGAAAGCGAGAGCAGGACGGAGCGTTTGGACAGATGCGGGATTAGGCGCGTGAGATTCCCCTTGGAGTTGCATGCGAACCTTGAGCAGATCAAGAGGATGTGTGGAGCAACCAGCAATAATTGAAGCTACGCCTCCTTCGAAAAAACCTTTGAAACCCATTTttggggtagaattgtaatatTTGGGGGGCGGCGGGGGGATTGAAGGAGGGGAAGATTAATGGgtgaaaagaaataaagaaagggAGCTAGGGTTCATCTCACTGGAGACCAGGAGATGGGAATGAAGAGCGAAGGCAATGGAGGAAGAATGAGGAACGTTGGACCTCTGAGACATAAGatggaataaaaaaaatggagagaATAAACGGAAATGTGGGAGGGACGAATGGTAGAGAAACGGAATTTATAGTGGATGGTGGGATGGATGCTGATTAGAAatatcttcctttcttccttttctcAATCGAATTGAATTGTTTTACTTTTACGCGGCTAATGGGCCTAGAAACATTTCTAACCTGCCAAGTCGCAAGTGGTGGCTTATGCCTGGCACATGACAATTTCAGTACTATGTGGGGGTAAATTATAACTATGGCCCACTActcaagtttatttattttcatgaaatataaatataaaaattattcaaCTTAGATTAacactttaaaaatttaaaaataaccgGTTAACTATATTAGAATAAAAACTAGTTTTTGactcgtgcgatgcacggattcatcttaatatataaatattaataaaaatataatttaataattataatttaaattttgtataactcttagatatagtacgaataaaataatctttttataaataaatataataatataactaaagttaatatattatatttttttatcagtaaaaaaggaggaagtgacacctcagctccatcgctactgttttatattatatataatatatagatatacagagaattagagagattttagggattaatttaaattatgtagaactcttagatatagtacggataaaataatctttttataaataaatataataatataactaaagttagtatattataatttatattatatttttttatcaataaaaaaggaggaagtgacacctcagctccatcgttactgttttatattatatatagatatgcggagaattagagagatttcagggattaatttagattatgtagaacttttagatatagatatgcagagaattagagagattttagggattagttTATATTctatagaacttttagatatagatatgcagagaattatatagattttagagattaatttaaattctgtagaactcttagatatagtacgaataaaataatctttttataaataaatataataatataactaaagttaatatattatattttttatcagtaaaaaaaggaggaagtgacacctcaactccatcgttactattttatattatatataaatatgaagAGAGTtacagagattttagggattaatttcaattatgtagaacttttagatatagatatgcagagaattagagagattttagggattaatttaaattctgtagaactcttaaatatagtacggataaaataaaatttttataaataaatataataatataactaaagttaatatattatattttatattatattttttatcagtaaaaaaggaggaaatgacacctcagctcaatcgttactgttttatattatgtatagatatgcagagaattagagagatttcagtgattaatttagattctatagaacttttagataagatatgcagagaattagagagattttagggattaatttaaattctgtagaactcttagatatagtacgaataaaataatctttttataaataaatataataatataattaaagttaatatattatattttttatcagtaaaaaatgaggaagtgacacctcagctccatcgttaccgttttatattatatatagatagattaatttaaattctgtagaactcttagatatagtacggataaaataaactttttataaataaatataataatataactaaagttaatatattatattttatattatattttttatcagtaaaaaaggaggaaatgacacctcagctccatcgttactgttttatattatgtatagatatgcagagaattagagagatttcagtgattaatttagattctatataacttttagatatagatatgcagagaattagagagattttagggattaatttaaattctgtagaactcttagatatagtacgaataaaataatctttttataaataaatataataatataattaaagttaatatactatattttttatcagtaaaaaatgaggaagtgacacctcagctccatcgttaccgttttatattatatatagatagattaatttaaattctgtagaactcttagatatagtacggataaaataaactttttataaataaatataataatataactaaagttaatatattatattttatattatattttttatcagtaaaaaaagaggaaatgacacctcagctccatcgttactgttttatattatgtatagatatgcagagaattagagagatttcagtgattaatttagattctatagaacttttagatatagatatgcagagaattagag comes from the Euphorbia lathyris chromosome 5, ddEupLath1.1, whole genome shotgun sequence genome and includes:
- the LOC136229191 gene encoding mitochondrial uncoupling protein 5; this encodes MGFKGFFEGGVASIIAGCSTHPLDLLKVRMQLQGESHAPNPASVQTLRPALAFHPGATIHVPQQPLPPPPRVGLVSLGVKLVQKEGAAALFSGVSATVLRQTLYSTTRMGLYDIFKQKWTDPKTKTMPLASKIGAGLIAGGIGAAVGNPADVAMVRMQADGRLPPAERRNYKSVVDAITRMAKQEGVTSLWRGSSLTVNRAMLVTASQLASYDQFKEMILEKRWMKDGLGTHVTASFAAGFVAAVVSNPVDVIKTRVMNMKVEAGGVSPYSGALDCALKTVKAEGPLALYKGFIPTISRQGPFTIVLFVTLEQVRKVLKDF